The following nucleotide sequence is from Rattus rattus isolate New Zealand chromosome 7, Rrattus_CSIRO_v1, whole genome shotgun sequence.
CAGGCAACAGACATCTCTCTTTCCGtagctctttttctctttgttggaGTGGATACTTGGTAGATCTAAACAATGTGTAAATGcctgtcctctcctttcctcccctcccctctccccctttcctcaccttcgctcccctcccctcccctcctctccttgtaTGGTTCCCTATTGCATCTTAGACACATTTCTTCCCAGTGTTGTCTTGTACTTTcctttctttggcttctttttaGTGGAAtgttggacattttttttctgaccttTTAACtgactttcttctttaaatttctttgcaGTTTGTTATTTATTGCAGAATTATTCAAAatacacagacatgaacacaAGCTAGGTGTCTACTTATGGATGAATACATAACATTTGGGGCCAGGTCTAGCTGTACGtacctataattccaacacttgaaAGGCTGAAGCAAGGAGCTTTTGACTTCAAGGATAGCTTTGGCGGCTACGCCATCAAGAGAGAGGTccgttttgtgtgtgttggggtgagggGCTGTAGGTACCTGTCCGTCAGCCCAGCACTTTGAAGGTACTGAAGGTAGAAGGCGCCCTCAGCTGAGATGAACTTGAAGCATCCTGATCTACATGTGACCCTGCCTTTAAAAGCAttcacaacaaaagcaaaagaacgGTTGTTATGTATAACATAACGAAATACTGTTCAGCCACACAATGGTGGACAGTCTAGCCGTTTTCAGCAACGTGAATAAACTTTGAGGTGGTTCTGTTAACCAAAACAAGTCCAAAAAAATACTCTGTAAATCCACTTTTTGTTGACCCTTTTAGAAAGTTAAACTCAGAAATACGAGGCAGGAGCTGGGCACAGTTGTGTGGGCCTGTAATTCCCGCAGcaggagagtgaggcaggaggactgtgaggaCAGCCAGCTGCATAGCAAGGCCCTGTGGTAAGCTCCCACCTCcgataaataaatggaaatggagggaagggaagggcagggaaaCCAGGGGAAGGAAGAGATAGACTACAATGTTAGTGACCCGCTGTGCCATGGAGGAATGGCAGGTGACAGGACAGGCCCAGGTTCAGAGCGAGTTATTGGGGACACAGTGCCAAATGGCGACTCTAAGACCATGTTACAGATCTAAGTGTCACTGTAGAAACCAAAGCCAAatcaaatcaacaaaaaaaaaaaaaaaaaaaaaaggcatctgtgccaggcctggtggcaggtGTGTCGCCCCAGCTGCTGCACAGGCTAAAGCAGGAAAATCCAAAGCtcaagagtgagttcaaggccagcctgtgtaaCTTGACAAAAGCCTGACCCCaaataaactggaaaagaagGTGTTCCAGCTCGCGGCAGAACACTTCTCTTACTGGCGTGGAGCCCTGAGTTTAACCCCTAGTAGACAGTAGGAGGGTAACTCTAAGAAACAGTGTACcagtatattaattttttaagtaaCTTGCTTGGGGAAATGATCTCACAAAATGCACATATATTAGCAGTGTGTGGTAGCCCAGGCCTGACCccccatcacttgggaggtagCAAGCGAACAATCGTGGTCATCCTCCATGAcacggccagcctgggctacatgagaccctattaCCATGATGTATATCTGTAAAACAgggcaaaaatgaaaacaagaaaacaggacgTTCTTCGGTCCCTTTCTTAACACATATGGTCATACTGCCAactccctttttttgtttttgttttccaatgtTTGTTATGAAATTTCCCCCACATGCTGGAAAGCAATAATATGTTGATGAATACTTACCTAACCTAACTTTAACAGttgttatattaatattttacagtTTCGCTGTGATGTATTTTTGTTAGTGTCTTTTGACTTACACAGACCATAACTTTTCACTTGTAAAGACTTCTTCTTACAAAAGTGAGAGTACTGGTGGTTGTGGCACTTGCCAGTGGGATGTGCTAAGAGTCCGCAGGCAGGTAAgatcatgggttcaaggccagcctaggttacgtGCTCTGCATTTTGCCAGGCTAGgcggtgcacgtctttaatcccagcactctggaggacaggcaggcagatctctgcatgtctgaagccagcttggtctacatagagaattctaggccaaccagggctgcatagagaccCTTGTGTCAtagaacaaaacagagcaaagcaaaacaaaacaaaaagcgaTTTCCTGTATAACCAAGATGCAATTAACAAAATCCAGTTTACCTTTATCCTGGAGGACAAGGTCAAGGAGGGTTTGCCATGATGGCTGAACTACTACCCAAGAGGCTTTtagaaaatttagaaacaaatgtCTAGGGTTAGGTTTGTGTCCAGTTCCCAACACTCAAATAgcagtttacaaccatctgtaagatcAGGacccagtgttttgttttgttttggtttggttttttctcTTTGGCCCTTCAGACGCCCAGGTACACAAGTGATgaacagatatacatgcagacagtattcccctacacataaaataaaataatttttttagaagTCTGTTTCAGTGGCTGGGAGTAGAGTgtgactcagttggtagaatgcttgcctaacgaGTTCAAAGCCCCTGACTTTAACCCCCTGCCTCGACCCGGCGTGGTGTTGTACACCTATGACCCCAGAtactcaggaggtaaagacaagagactcagaagtttaaggtcatccttgactacttAGCGAGTTCAAGGCCTGAGATACTTGAGATCTGATCTCAAATCCTGTTGATTAAAAAAAGCATGTATGCACACTAAGGAAGTCTGGAAGGACATAACCAAAATGCCGATAACACTTGATCTTGGGTGAGTGTTTGTAGAAGATCTCCCAGAAGTCAGTCACTAGACTGAGCATAAGCTCATATGTCGCAATCCCCCTGCTCACACTAGGGGTTTCCCCTTGCACTTGCATTGTGCTCCAGGGGCAGCAAGCCAGAGAGTACCATACTGCTAGCGGTAGTGGGTCCCTGCAGAGAGCTATCAACCCTGCAGCTTAATTTTCTCCCTTTAGAAAGTTGCCATTGGCTGGCCCTCCCTGACATCGTGGCAGGCCATTGGCTTGCCCTCCCTGACATCGTGGCAGGCCATTGGCTCGTCCTCCCTGACATCTTGGCAGACCATTGGCTCGTCCTCCCTGACAACGCGGCAGGGCTGCTTTTCAAAGGTGGTGTGAAATGGGAGGGTCTGGTATCCTCAAGAAAACCTGTTCTCTGTGTTCTCCCCTCTCACCCTTAGACCATCATCTGCGAACAGCATAAGCAGCAGTGCATCTTCAAACCACAGCGGCTACACTCCAGAGCCCCCTCTACCCCCAGCTGGAGGCGACCTTGCCAGCCGACTGTCCAGTGATGAAGGGGAGATGGACGGAGCCGACGAATCCGAGAAGTTAGACTGTCAGTTCTCCACGCACCACCCCAGACCTCTTGCGGTAGGCCTCCTCCGTCCCTTCCATGCCGTGTGCCCTTCATGCTTCGAAGGCCCCTTGGTGATAGCAACAGAGGCCTGTATTCCTAAGGAAAGGGCTCCAGAGTATAGCCTCATCTGAGAGCTTTCTTTCCTGAAGGTGTAATGGCATGAACATCATGGAATGACATGAAGGGGCTCCCCACTGGCTGTATATAATCCCTTAAGAATGCTTGAGAAATGGTGTTTATATAAGTGCTCTTGGGAGTCAACCTTCTGATCTTGCACATCTAAAATCAGAGCCTCTGGTCCTGGGTTAGCCAGATGCACCCGCTCTAGAAGCTGTCTTAGCAGCAACACAGGTACCCAGCTTTCTTCATTGTCCTGATGTCCCTTTGTCTGACTGTTGTTAGTGTGACCATATGGCAATAGAGCCGGTGGTAGGGACGGTGTTTCACATCACCAGGATTATTTATCGATGAAAGCTGCTTGAGGGAATGACTTTAACAATTGAGATGGTCATTGATGTCGTAAGGGGAAATGAAGGCGTCAGTTGGAAGCCTGTTCACATTTGCCTTATAGTCTTCTAAGAGAGGAGGTGGCCAATGTAACAGCTACAGGGCCCAGTGCTGTGTCCCTGGTAATATGGCCCTCATAGTGGTTTGTTCTGCTGCCAGCCTGAGCCTCAGGATTACCTCTGACGGACCCTAGATCTGAGGAGTTTTGCAAGTGAACTCAGTCCTGCTGGAAGACAAGGTTGGTCCTTCCTCCTCCACACGTGTGCCACTTCCCGTTTCTGGAGGTGACGGTGACCTGTGGCTCACCTGTAACCTGTGACTCTGCCAGTACTGAAGTAGGAGGGACCAGTTGTAATGATTTTGTCTGCAGTTGTAGAAAACCCAGTGCCTCCATACTCACATAGGAACATTTCATTATCCTACATGGCAAGAAGTCCAGAGGTAGTGCACTTACAGCCTTGGTCCAGTCTTACTACGTCCCTACACGTCTTTGCTGCTCACATTTTAATACATTGACTGAGGCTCCTGTGTCACATCAGCACCTGGTGACATTCTaaacagagaggaaggggacACACACAAAAAGGGGTCTTCCAAGATGATACgttttcttcatttacaaagCAAGAGCTTCCCATGAAACCCCGACAGATGCCTCTGTATGTAGTAGAACGCTGCTGTGACATGTCTACTGCTACACAGACAGgtggcagagagaaaaaggagtgtGGCGACTCGGCTGTGCCTCATTCCAAGGTCTGGGAGGAGAGGCATCTTCTCTGTAACCGCTGCACACACGATATcaagaccaaagtgtggctgtGTCAGCGAAGAGAAGCCAGGGCCAAGTAAGGCAGGACACTGCAGAGGACAGGGGCAGCAGGATCTGCCCAAGGCACACAGTGCCAGCTTCCTTAGCTATCTGGCCTCAAATCTAAGTGGTATTGGATATGCTGGTGGCCCAAACCAAAGGGGCCTCCAGTTTCCAAGTCTGAAAGAGATACTGGCCTCTCCCAAAAGGCCAGGATCTGTAGAGCATCAAGAAGTCTGTCCACAGGGCAATCTTTAGGAGATTAGCCACCTTCGCAGGGCATTATAGGCCCTTAACGTCTGCTGACCAAAATGGAAAAACCAcgatttgtttctttgcttgtccTTATTTTCCCCCTCATGAACAACAACTGACAcattaaatcatatatatatatatatatatatatatatacacacacacacacacatacatgtatacatacatacatacacacacatatgtatgtatattaaaacCCTCAAGTGAAAAATATTCAGGCCTTTAAGAAACACTGATTGTGATGTGGGACAACTGGAGGCCGGTAGACAGCAATGCGAGAAGCAACCTCCCAGAAGGCGACATTTGGTGGGTCTAGAGCTCAGGAAAGTCTGTGTCCCTCCCCTGTGTCCTTAGCAATTGGGATGATAAAGGAAGTGATAGTTAAACCAGAAACAGAGGTGGAGACCAGCTTCTGTGCTAAAGAGTTACCATGTACGTTTTCCTCCTTGGTCAGTAAGAAGGTGCTGGAGTAGTTTGTGGTACCAGACTTTGTGGGTAGCAGGGCTTTaacaaagaacaaagggaagACCCTGCAGTTCCTCCTGTGAGTGGTTCCAAAGGCTCCGCCAGGATGCCTTTGCGGACTGGGTGCCAATCCAGCACTGACTCTGGGCTTGCAGCCAGGGAGCTGCTGGAGtcttgggggatggggaaagTGCTGTCTGAATTATAGAGTCATTTGCAGACTTTCCTGAGCTCTAGACCCACCAAATGTCGCCTTCTGGGAGGTTGCTTCTCGCATTGCTGTCTACCGGCCTCCAGTTGTCCCACATCACAATCAGTGTTTCTTAAAGGCCTGAATATTTTTCACTTGAGGGTTTTAAATTCAAtggtttattttaaacatttctgggGAACTTTTtagtccacttttttttttaaaaaagtgggttttttgtttttgtttttcaaaagatgATCTCGCTATGTAGCTTTGTATTCATAATTCTGCTTCAGCTGTCAAAATCCTATTCCCCCCTTTTAGAATTCTTAATCTCTGTGATCCTTatactgaggaggaagagaaccaaGTCCCCACACTTTAAACACTGATAGGCATCACATATGTAATTGTGTATATATAGCAAGTCTAAGGGATCTCTGTTGTGGATTGCCTTGGTGctgtgtttgtattttgatgttaattctgcttcctgaaGAGGGCccctcatatacacacacatatacaaggaGCAATCACATACTCAATGATTCcttgtgaaccttctccccatgtTAACTGGtgaaataaaggctagagcctgtgattggacggTGGGAAGGAAATGTGGGGCTGGAAGttttagagaaggagagaggaaggaggaagaagagacaggcaaCAGATTTCGTACAATGTATAGTAGATGTACCATCAGTATTCACAGTGGGAGGAGCAGTCAAATGAGGCCATAGGCAATGAGACTTACACATTggatatctgtcttagttagggtctcattgctgtgaccctagaccaaggcaacccttataaggacACTTAATTGGGGTTgacttagaggttcagaggttccgtccattatcatcaaggtgggaacgtggcagcatccaggcaggcatggtgcaggaggacctgagagttctacatcttcatctgaaaactcctagaagactggctcccaggcatctaggaggagggtcttcaagcccatgcccacagtgacacacttactcccacaaggccacacctcctaatggtgttAAGCCCTGGACCAAGCATAGACAAACCGTCACAGCATCAAAGGATAGGATCACAGTTTCCAAAGGGGGAAGCAGCAGACAGAGGGGACTGGGTACGTAAGGGCTTAGAGTTGTGATGTGCTCCTGGGCATCTCACGAGAGCAGATGAAGGATGCAGAcgtggcagaggcagacagatctctatgagttcaaggccagcttggtcttcacagtgagttccaggataaccagagctacacagtgagacgctgtctcgggaaaacaaaacaaacacaatcaaacaacaaacaaacaaacaagaagtgttttaggggttggagagatgccagccattaagagcattggctgctctcccagaggaaggacccaggttcaattccaaacacctacatggcagctcacaactgtctgtaacttctcTGAGGTATCTCACGCTCTCACacagattatatataataatatataagataatatatatatatatttctttgaaaaagaaaaggcatgcaGATGCTGTTGGACTGACACAGAACAGCAGTTCACCTGCAGGAAGTTCTGTGGCATCGGATGGGAGGAACCAGCCTGTTACACCCCCAAAATGGAGGCAGGGAAGCCTAAGTTCCTAGAGATGACGGGAGGTGTGATGATCAGGTAGAGCTTCAAAGGCTCCCTGGGTGCAATTGCTCTCTTGTTTTCTATCCTAAAATGCCGGCCCCAGCCCGGAAGTAAAGAGCGTGGCCGTCCATGCCGCAGAAAACTGAACAGCACAATCACCAGCTTGAATGTGAGCTTCTGCTGGGGATCCAGAACTCCAAGTACAACCTCGCAGGAATATTTCTGGCTTCAGTACCAGTcgcttcttttcttttgagtaaAATGGTACCCCAGTGTGTTTTTAtgcaaatgttatttttttctctgtgtggcttaTTAACCTgtaatcaaaattaaaatgtttttttttctcccctcacaGTTCTGCTCATTTGGGAGTCGCCTCATGGGACGAGGATACTATGTGTTTGATAGAAGATGGGATCGATTTCGCTTCGCACTGAACTCCATGGTAGAAAAACACTTGAATTCGCAGATGTGGAAGTAAGTTAGCAATGGTTTCTTTGCGATCTAAGATGAGAGCTGCTTCCCCACTGCCTAAGCCCTGACCTTGTAGACAAGCCCCAGCACTTGGCTTGCCATAGACCAAAATGAGCCTGAAGTCAGGATTCCTGATTGACTCTGAAGTGTCAGCTCTGATTAATAGcattttgggggggttggggatttggctcagtggtagagcgctcgcctaggaagcgcaaggtcctgggttcggtccccagccccggaaaaaaaaaaaaatagcattttggaAACACGGATAATGGGTGGTTTGCTTTGTCTTCCTGGGAGATGGTTGCTGTGTTGGGAATCtgctaaaacaaatgaaaaggatCTTACGGTAAAAAGCAAGTTTATTCCATAGGCTTAtagggcttttcttttttaaaatattcactatTCAGATTGTCTAAAGATGTTAACAATGTACTTCTGTTTGTGATGTGAATGGTTCAGGAACAATGGTAAAATTTCATAATGATTAGACACAAATTTCTAGCTAGTTGCTGTCCTCAATTAAAAACTATGTACAGTGGCCAATAGGGCAGATTCTGAGCAATGTTGTGACGTTGGTTAAGTTTGTCTTTggccctccccatctccctagggccctctcctcacctctccttctctttctcctctaaaGGCCAGCTTATGATCCACTGTTTATTCTCCAACATTTCCCAATGTGCTTACATTTTATAGGGGGTGTACAGAAAGGGGAGAAACCTAGAATGCTCTTGGGAAGGAATAGTAAGCCTGGATCCTCTCAACTGTGACACATAAGAAGCTACATTTTGGCCATTTTGCCAACCCCTGAATGTCCCCATCCCACACTCCTCCTAAGGGAGCTTGAGTGTGTACTCCAGTAAAAGGATGGATCATGTTAGTCTGGGTCTCAATAACAGTTGAGACCCTCAGCCTGCCCAGTGATGCCCAGGAGAGGTCACAGGGCATCCTGAAAAGCAGACGAAACAGAACCTACAGCCTGCTCCTCTCCCCGGGCGGCTCTTTGTACACACAGACCCGGGTCCACATTGTTTCTGTTAAGCACTCACAGGGGACTCAGGACAGATGCTGGTATATTAACTAAGAAAGGGCCACAAGAGAAGCTAATCGTGTCTTCCTATGTGAAGTGACTGCCCTGCTTGTCTGCAGGGCATCATTAATTTCTGTTTGTATGCATTTAGAACCTTAGGAAGTCCTTCTTAGAGATTACCTAGTTCCTGGTTATTGGGTGGACAAGCCCCCTGCATTAACTTTCAAACATGGCAGCCAACCCTGGTGATTCTCCCAGCTCCCTGAACTCCTGTGTTATAGAAGTGTACGTCCCTGGCACGTGGAAGGAATGTGTTGGTCTGTATTTCACTCGCTGGTGCTCTGTCAGCTCAAGCTCCAtattcctttcctcctcaggcACAGAAGCCCGAGCCACCGGGCATCAGGTCCCTCCCCTCTGTTCAGGACTTGCCTAACCAATCTGCTGTCACTGAGCAACATTGGGGCTGCCTGGGTGTCAACTCTGGAGAGCGTAGCACCCCGCTGCCCTCTCAACCTCGCTGCCCAAACTCCAGGCCCTGAAGGGCCCGAACCTGGAGGGATGGCAGCCGATGGGGCCGTGGAAGACATTAGGAAGAAAAGGAACGGCCAagactcttttttctttaacaagCATTTAACTCTGCATCAGGAGACGCCAACACAGTATTCTCTTTCAGCCAGGTCAGCATCTGGATCTCCACGCCAGTTGGCATGGGAGGATGGGAGCTGTCAGGAATTTGATCACATCTCTGGGCTTTTAGATGGGACTTCCTGTAGGCCATGTGCAAGGCCTAAGTCAGGCAGCCCAGCAAAGGTGAAACTCACGACCATAGGGCACCTAGGAAACATGGAAATTGCTTAGCATGGGGGTAAATGTTCTCAGGGACAGCTCTTCTTCCCACTTCTCCTTTACCACTGAGGgttgaagaggagaggaaagatagGTCTAGAAAGGATACCAGAAATAGCAGCCATTCCCGTCTTGGGCAGGGGCCAAGTAAGATTTAGGACTTCAACTCTGCCTGTCTGCACAACTTGAggtatttatattgtttattgagaaaaatataaactGAGACAGTAAGATGTATCTCACCCAAGGTCCTCAACCGAAGCCCCGTCCCCTTGAGTAAATTAACAGTCTGGTACTTATAAATTACCCCTATTACAAGTCATGCTCAAACCTCTACCactgtgtctatctctctgaaCTTAGATGGTAAGAACATAAAccgggggtggggtaggggcacCTGCCATGCCACTGTCCTTACATAAGAAAGACAGCAGGAGAGTTGCTAGTGCCTCCCAGAATGTGCCCTTGCCCGTTCAGGAAAGCCTTATGCAGGGCCAGACAGTTCTAAGGATGTGTGCAGACCTCTGTGGTTTGCCCCTGTGGGAACCCTGCCCAGCATGCACAGTCCCTGACAGTACAGTTGTGTTGCCGCTGAGATCACCTGCTTTTCCATCCacttctccatccatccatctgttcacaCACTCATTCATCCATGGCAGAGAAGTATCGGTGCAGCATCTTGTTTATAGGGCCATCAGGAGCTTTGATGTACCGTGGGCTCGAGAGGAAGGAAATTCTCAGATGTTGTCATGGCTGCCGTGGGGTTGGCACCGCTTTTCTCTTGGATTTGATCTCCTTGGTCTGACAGTTTCAAAGATGTTATGCCTCTGTACTCAAGAAAGCCGATGGGTTCCACCCTAGACATGGAAGCCACAGGCTCCGACAAGTGATCTTCAGAAGGGAATGCTAGGAGAGGGTTTCCCTATCCACCGGAGGTGGCTGGCAGGGGAGAATGGGCTGTGTGATCCCAGGACTGCTCTGTGGGGCACTGGGGATGCCTTCCCCCTGCCATTCGGTCCCCtggccccctccccctgccatcCCAGGCCCCAAGAGTAGCAACAGCTTGGGTCTAAGCCAGAAGATGGAAGTGGGAGTCATTTCCAAGCCAAGTCAAAAGGTTGCTGTGGCTGGGTGTTTTCACATGCTTATAGTCCcacacttagaaggctgaggcaggaagaccacaagTTGGAGACCAAGTATGCAGAAGCCTTAAGGATGGCGCCTTACCTGATGTTGGGATTGGCTCCAAGGACTTTCCCCTCAGGCAGTGCCACCCCCACCCTGATGCCAGTTTTAAGAAAGCCAATCAAGAAAACGGTGGCTTTCCCACCCTCTCCTGTTCCCTTGCTGTTCTGCTCATATCCTGCCCCTAAACTCCCAGTCCCCTCCGGATACACTAGAGGCTGGGACCCTCACCTTTTCCCAGCCCAGGAACAGGGAGACTTATGGAAGGGCAGCCTCATGCCAACCTCCTCCTGAAGTAGaactagaaagagaaggaaaaaaatacaagttgCCCTAAGTATGGGCAGCATGATGTTATCGTTTTCCAAGCTCCTGACTTTCCATGGACACCACAATCCAGTTGCCATGGGCTGAAATGGAAGGGCCTCTCTCTCTGGAGTAGCCAGAGGCATTGGGTACCAATGGCAAGGGGATGCTAACAAGTGGGGAAAAGGCCTTTTCTAAAATGGGTCCAGCCAAAAGCAGAGTGGAGGAAACGGGAATGAAAGAGGTTGCAGTAGGCAGAGGGGGAACATGTCCAGGTGGTCAAGgcctcttttcctcctcaacttTTAGCACTGCCAAAGGCGTGTGAGGCGGAAGGAGACTGTTCAGGATAGGTACAGTCTTGACAGCATTTGCGTTTTACTCACGAACCCAAAGGAGCCAGTCTCTGGTAGCTGAGTGTGGAGAACAGGCTCTGAAAGTGTTAATTAAGCTAGATGCTCATGTTGCTTTCGTGGTCAGCGTAGGGAAGGACCATCCTTCAGATCATCATCCTCCAAGGCTTCATTCTCCATAGTCTGGTCCTGCTGGGTGTCCTCTGTAGCCCTGCCGATCAAAGCTCACCCGGGCCTCCCAGGCGATGCCAACCCGATGTCTCACTGTTTCTCTTTGGCTCTTCTCTCGTGTTTAGGAAGATCCCTCCTGCGGCAGATAGCCCCATGCCCTCGCCAGCAGCCCACATCACCACCCCCGTTCCAGCATCCGTTTTGCAGCCTTTCAGCAACCCCAGTGCTGTGTATCTTCCTTCAGCTCCCATCAGCTCGAGACTCACCTCTTCTTACATAATGACATCAGCCATGCTCTCAGACGCAGCTTTTGTGGCATCGCCGGACCCACGCGTCCTCATGTCCCACACCACAGCTTTCCCCCATGTGGCTGCAACCCTGAGCATCATGGACTCAACCTTCAAGGCCCCATCCGCCGTGTCCCCGATACCAGCTGTCATTCCTTCCCCATCCCACAAGccatccaaaaccaaaaccagcaaaTCCTCAAAAGTGAAAGACCTGTCCGCTCGTAGCGACGAATCTCCAAGTAACAAAAAGAGGAAGCCGCagtcctctacttcctcctcctcctccttatccttGCAGGCTTCCCTCTCGTCTCCATTGTCAGGGCCCCACAAAAAGAACTGCGTTCTGAATGCCAGTTCCGCTTTGAACTCCTATCAGGCAGCCCCTCCCTATAACAGTCTGTCTGTGCACAACTCAAATAACGGGGTAAGCCCACTCAGTGCCAAGCTGGAGCCCTCAGGACGGACCTCACTGCCCAGCGGCCCCATGGACATAGTGAGACAGGTGGGCGCTGTGGGTGGCAGCAGTGGCTCCTGTCCCCTCTCCGTGCCCTCCCTTGCACTCCATGCAGGGGACCTCTCTCTGGCCTCACACAATGCTGtgtcttctctgcccctctcttttgacaaatcagaaggaaaaaagcGTAAGAATTCAAGTCCTAGTAGCAAAGCCTGTAAGATCACTAAAATGCCTGGTATGAATAGCGTTCACAAAAAGAACCCACCCAGCCTTCTTGCACCGGTGCCCGATCCCGTTAACAGCGCCACCTCTCGGCAGGTAAGGGAGCTCCTGGCACTGCCTTCATCGGctctggggggcagggggagctgGGCAGCGCCCTTGCTTGGCCAGGTGGCTCAGACAGGCAACACAAGCATGTCTCCTTTTTCCGGGTTCCCCGTAGGCTCCGAGAGTTCTTGGTAGGACTTTGCTAATCTCTATGCCAAGCACTTTACACTCATCACTTCCTTTAGTCCTCACAACAACCCAGGACAAAATGGCCAGGGGTACAAAATGGCCGTCACTTAACAGATGGGTAAACCGAGGCACAAAGAGTCTCTGAGTTCCCCCATTCCTTTTGAATGTTTCATACCTTGAGGTTTTATACGAGATCTATTTCATTAAAGAGTTGTGTTGCTAAGAAGTTTGCTCTGATCTGTTGGAATCCCCTTGGGATGAGCCCGAGACCCAGGCTGGTTAAATGATGCCAGGTACCACCTGGAGTGGCAGCCGGAGCAGCCAGCTCCCAGGTGATTGTCCTCACCTCATCAAGCTGCCCTCCCTTCCTAACACATGACATAGCTTGTCCCTCCCTAATGCAAAACTGCACCTTGCACCCAGTGGCAAAGGAGTGCTCAGTGCCAGCTTACCCACAAAAGCGTGAACTGCAAGGAAGCTGGGAGGTGCGAATGGCCCAAGAATAGCTATATCTTTCCTTGGACTTTGCTCCAGTTACCAATCCAGGCTATCTCC
It contains:
- the Atxn7l1 gene encoding ataxin-7-like protein 1 isoform X7, whose protein sequence is MCRPSPSPAASPASNPRTSLAQAKTKACVSGHNAVSSTSKPFKTPKDNLLTSSSTQHTVFSAKGPRDKPCVPVPVVSLEKIPNLVKADGANVKMNSTTTTAATSSSSSAVSTPPLIKPTLMSKSVPPSPEKTLNGKGTLSATIDKKHPNGTKNSNKPYRRLSEREFDPNKHCGVLDPETKKPCTRSLTCKTHSLSHRRAVPGRKKQFDLLLAEHKAKSREKEVKEHLLTSAREILPNPPGPVPDALQGSSGSTVAEPKVASPPKSRPLNSVLPRPSSANSISSSASSNHSGYTPEPPLPPAGGDLASRLSSDEGEMDGADESEKLDCQFSTHHPRPLAFCSFGSRLMGRGYYVFDRRWDRFRFALNSMVEKHLNSQMWKHRSPSHRASGPSPLFRTCLTNLLSLSNIGAAWVSTLESVAPRCPLNLAAQTPGPEGPEPGGMAADGAVEDIRKKRNGQDSFFFNKHLTLHQETPTQYSLSARKIPPAADSPMPSPAAHITTPVPASVLQPFSNPSAVYLPSAPISSRLTSSYIMTSAMLSDAAFVASPDPRVLMSHTTAFPHVAATLSIMDSTFKAPSAVSPIPAVIPSPSHKPSKTKTSKSSKVKDLSARSDESPSNKKRKPQSSTSSSSSLSLQASLSSPLSGPHKKNCVLNASSALNSYQAAPPYNSLSVHNSNNGVSPLSAKLEPSGRTSLPSGPMDIVRQVGAVGGSSGSCPLSVPSLALHAGDLSLASHNAVSSLPLSFDKSEGKKRKNSSPSSKACKITKMPGMNSVHKKNPPSLLAPVPDPVNSATSRQVRELLALPSSALGGRGSWAAPLLGQVAQTGNTSMSPFSGFPVGSESSW
- the Atxn7l1 gene encoding ataxin-7-like protein 1 isoform X1, whose product is MTSERSRIPCLSAAAAEGTGKKQQEGTAMATLHRKVPSPEAFLGKPWSSWIDAAKLHCSDNVDLEEAGKEGGKSREVMRLNKEDMHLFGHYPAHDDFYLVVCSACNQVVKPQVFQSHCERRHSSMCRPSPSPAASPASNPRTSLAQAKTKACVSGHNAVSSTSKPFKTPKDNLLTSSSTQHTVFSAKGPRDKPCVPVPVVSLEKIPNLVKADGANVKMNSTTTTAATSSSSSAVSTPPLIKPTLMSKSVPPSPEKTLNGKGTLSATIDKKHPNGTKNSNKPYRRLSEREFDPNKHCGVLDPETKKPCTRSLTCKTHSLSHRRAVPGRKKQFDLLLAEHKAKSREKEVKEHLLTSAREILPNPPGPVPDALQGSSGSTVAEPKVASPPKSRPLNSVLPRPSSANSISSSASSNHSGYTPEPPLPPAGGDLASRLSSDEGEMDGADESEKLDCQFSTHHPRPLAFCSFGSRLMGRGYYVFDRRWDRFRFALNSMVEKHLNSQMWKHRSPSHRASGPSPLFRTCLTNLLSLSNIGAAWVSTLESVAPRCPLNLAAQTPGPEGPEPGGMAADGAVEDIRKKRNGQDSFFFNKHLTLHQETPTQYSLSARKIPPAADSPMPSPAAHITTPVPASVLQPFSNPSAVYLPSAPISSRLTSSYIMTSAMLSDAAFVASPDPRVLMSHTTAFPHVAATLSIMDSTFKAPSAVSPIPAVIPSPSHKPSKTKTSKSSKVKDLSARSDESPSNKKRKPQSSTSSSSSLSLQASLSSPLSGPHKKNCVLNASSALNSYQAAPPYNSLSVHNSNNGVSPLSAKLEPSGRTSLPSGPMDIVRQVGAVGGSSGSCPLSVPSLALHAGDLSLASHNAVSSLPLSFDKSEGKKRKNSSPSSKACKITKMPGMNSVHKKNPPSLLAPVPDPVNSATSRQVRELLALPSSALGGRGSWAAPLLGQVAQTGNTSMSPFSGFPVGSESSW